In Synchiropus splendidus isolate RoL2022-P1 chromosome 11, RoL_Sspl_1.0, whole genome shotgun sequence, the DNA window TTTTAGAGTCAGTCTCAGAGACTCATTTCTGGTTTATTGTCCAGCTCCACTTACAGTGTGGTTTGAGGCCTGGCTGAGCTACTTTTGTCTTTCCTAACCTCCACCTCACGTCCTCCTTCTGCATGAACCTCGCCGTTGCCTTCATCTTCTCCGTCTCCTGAGTTGTTTAACTAAACTAAAAATTAAAACTAaaattttgtgacaaaaaaaaagggtgacaaaacaaataaacaaaaagagatTCTCCGTGTGAATCACGAGTTTAACCAGTATTTTTCTGTTACGTtttgttcatttcaaatgagaagAAATATCTTTTAAGGAGTAATAATTCATATTTGACCAACAACATAGGAACCGAAAAAATAGTCCATGATGTATTTTTGCAATTCAAATAGCAATGAGTTTAAATCCATGccgccctgcctgcactctcctctctgCACATTATTGAACTCAGATGTTGAAAACTATGTACCGTGGGTAAGAAATGGCTGAAGCCTGTCTCGTGCTGTCTTCTTCAGATGAACGCCAGGATCACCTTCCTGCTGGTGCCACTCCTTGTCGTGGCTGTGCTCTCGCTGGACGCTGACAAAGGGAGCTTCACAGGTTTCCAAAACCAGCACATCTACACGGAGATGTTCGATAACATGTGCACGGAGGTGATGAAAAAGAGGAATATTACCGTCAAAAACAGGTGCAAGCCCATCAATTCCCTCATCCGAGCTGACACCAACATGGCCAAGTCCATCTGCAAACGTGACGGGACGGTGACCAGCGACCAACTGTTTGATGTTGTCAAGTGTTGCCTGAAACGGAGCTCGCCGAAGTACCCCAACTGTCAGTACGAGGGCTTTTTCTCCAGGCAGAAAATAACTGTCAAGTGTGAAAAGCGTCTCCCTGTGCActttgtgggctctgaaaagtgTCGGTCTGAATTCACCGAGTTTGGCTATCGATCTCTTGAATAAAGAGTGATTCAAAAGCTAAACATCTGATGTGTTGAGATCAGAGCAGAAGCAACTCTGATGCTGAGCCAGTGAGGCTCATGTTTCAATGTTCCATTCTTTGTATGAAATTAAACTTGGCAATAAAATTGATTCTGACTCAAAAATGACAGCATGTTCAACATTATCTGAACACCATCAGAAGTCATGGTTTCTGTTCATCTTTCACTTGTTTCTGTAACACAACCAAAATACACCGCGCCCTAACAGAGAAGGCGGCGCTGCGGTCGTGTTGTGGTCTGACAAAACAGGAAGCTTCAGTGCGACTCGCCTCCAGACTTGTTGCATCTTCTCTGGCTCTGATTCAGGTAATacgtttttctttattttgtcacatttagttgcttgaaaaataaagttgtttttcctCCCTTGTTGCAGAACTTTGGCTTGAGGACTGCAAAAAAGGTGACTCACATTcaattttaaacacagtggtAAACTTGTCATCAATGTTTCTCAGTGAAATTGTTCTGGTTTTGCCTCAAGTAGCAAGTTGTTTCCTCTCCCTTGAGTTGAACTCGAGTAAAAGCAGCTGGCTTTCTCTTATTGGCTTTGAAGCCGAACATGACACTGACAGGAAGTTGttaatttcttttcttttttttttccttttctttttgtttttggcttGTGGGCAAAAATCAAGCATCAAAATCTCAGTTCAATGCAGCTTGTCGACAGAGGACGAAGTTCAAACGATTAAAAAAAGAGTCCATATCAGGTGAGCCATTGGTCGTGTTGGAGGTGAACTAGTCATGATCCATGTTCTAGGAACTGGGATATGAAGGTTGGGTTGTCAATGCCTGAGCCCACGACCAGTGCCTGACCCCTTCTCTTACAATGGACACTAACTTTGGGTAGAGACTGAGAGCGTGGGAGCAAGATGCAGACCACCCTGACCTCCACAGTCCCCAGTTCCCATTTCTTCCATGTCTGACCCTGACCCCGGATTGACCCTCTGTTTACCCCCCGACATGCAGGAGGAAGCCTGCGCCTTTAAATGTAACCAATATCCGGACCACACCAACGAGACCAAGGCATTATTGAGACAGAGACAAGTTATTTGGGGATCAAGACCAAGTCACTGCATGTAAGGAGCCTCAAACTGACCCACCAAtgagccgcagtgggtgcaggcacacAGTGGTGAACCAAGcacccaaacacactttttcccTGTCGTGGATCAGATTGACACCCCAGATACATTTTCTCTGTCGGTCTCAACCAGTCTTGAATTGAAATCCAGAGTCcaccaagtcaagaccaagatcCTAAAAAGTACTGCAACAGTACCAGAATATGGGAGGATGTTGAATGTACTGAGGATCATCCATGTTTTCCTCTCCTCAGATGAACATGAGGCTCCAGTTGGTCGTCGCCCTGATgctgctcctctcctccgctCTCTGTCTCAGGGCTCAAAGTTTGGGGTCGTTTGAAAACAAGCACATTTTTCAAGATGTGGACAGTCGTCACGATCTTCAGGAACCCAACAAAGTGTGCGATCATTTAATTTACTCCAGATCCATCTATGACCGGGGGAGTTGCAAGCAAAGAAACACATTCATTCTGGCAAACATCGCAGATGTTCAGGCCATATGTGGCAACGAAAGAAAAAACTACAAGAGCGACCGTCCGTTCCAGATCCTCGATTGTTGACTGACAGATCGGATGCAAACGAAACCACCATGTAACTACACTGGAACGTATGAAACCAAGCGTATCACACTGAAATGTGAAGGTGGTGCACCTGTGCACTTTCCAACCCAACCGTACTGTGGACCTGATAGAAGGAGAAACATTGGTCAATAAAGACAATTTTAAAACCCTGTTACTCCCTGACGTCTTCCTTGAAAGTGAGAGCGGTagagtgttttttctggcttttctaTTCAATCCAACAGATCAGATTGGTTTTGGGTTCATTTGCCACCTATATTGCCGTGTTAAGTGCCgctgttgtgttttgtgggTTTCACTTTTGGGTTTCGCTTCATAGAGAGGTGAAGTGAGAGAGAAACCAGGAGACGGGGATGAGTGACAGGACAGGAAGGGCAAAGACAGACGATAAACAGAGAAGTGAAGAGAGTCAGACAGCAAGAACACAAGCTGCTGAAAGTGAAGAGGAGCCTGAagacacaagaggaggaaaggaggtgaggatggatggaaggaaatgATGAGGAAAACTGAAGAtagtttgtgtttcagtgtaTTTTGCAATTTGCATCTTTTCGGGCAGAGAACCGTGACCCGACTATCACCTACAGGACAGGTCGAGGTCACCGTGCATCTGCACTTCGCCCTCGCTGTGGTTTCTCGCAGATACAGATCTAATGTCAGAAGAAAAAGGAACCAGTTTCTGCATGGTCACAGGCTGGTTTTGTCATGTTGCCGTTGCATTGTCACACTGAATGTGAAATAGCTTCTGTACTGAACAACAGAAAGCTGCAGAAGATCCAACCAAATATGGACCTGAAGTGGCAGATGGGCTGAAGATAcagagctgtcaatcaaaaTCTACTGCACTTAAACAGACCAAAATCATGTGACAACTCTTAATGTCAAGATGAACATGGCTTCCTCCACCTGATCTCAATGTGTATGAAGATGAAGGTCCAGCACCGGTGACCACAGAACATCTAGAACCCAACAGTTCTGAGACGACAACTTTATGTTAAAAAGGTTGTTTCTTTGTGAACCTGTCAGTTAAGTGATAGAAAGCTAAGCTTCTGAACCATGATGGTTTCTGCTCCTCTGTTGGAGGAGTCCAACTTCAGCCTCAGTGAAGAAACAGACGCAGAATGACCTCCACCAAAGAGGCTGGGTTTTCGATGGCCATGgtttgtctgtccgtctgtgtCAGGATCagaggcaaaagtccactttccaagGTCAACATATTATACCACGTGCGTGAGGATAGAAGGATGTTGGAATATGATCATGATCCTGACAGAAGCATATGAACCGCGAAAGAGAGAACTGAGGTGCTGTTTCATAACGTCGGAGCAGGGATGTTTCCCAAGGCCGCAGTCATGTGTGTGAGCCTGATAACGGATGATGCAATCTTTCCTTGTGGTTCTGGATCAGTTAAATACGACCAGATGACGGAGAAGCGCTCACATCCATCTCAGCATCTGTCCGTCCTCCTGCGCCTCTGATTTAGGTCAGTCTCAACGTCTCTCCAAACGTTTCAGTCTGAACTaaactctttatttttttccttctcagagAAACATCCTCGGGACTCATTTGGAAAAGGTTTGACTCGCCTTGTTCTCGTTTGACGGCAACTCCAGTGTCCATTAATGTAACTTCACTGAGTCTGAAAAAGCCAGAGACCTTTAAATGCAGAACTAGCTTGAGTGTAAAGGACTTTTCTTTGTGCTACTGAACTTCCAACCATGTTCACTCTCTCATAACTATCGCTTTTTAACTTGCTTCTTTCCGTGTTGCTACTACTTTTCTTTTTGGATTACTCTTCATGTCGGACCGTCCTATCTGGCTCTCATTCTCCCTTGCTAAAAATAACCTTTGCCCAACTTCGGCAGGATACTTGAAGTTTACTTTTGACTTGCAATATTTCAATACATAAAAACAGTACAGTGAATACCTCGCCAGTTTATGCTTCACTATATTTTAAAATTCCATGCGTGGACGAAGCAAAATCCATAAATACAGCACAAACATAAACCCAGAACGTTTcaatcaatttatttatttttcatttaaatgcttACATCGTGTCATGTTTTCTCATGAAATGATGAATATTCTAGCTGGGTAAAACTGACTTGAGAAAGACGTTGAagtcttgttttctcttcatcagATGACAGCGAAGATCGTCTtcgtcctgctcctgctgccGCTCCTCAGCGTGGACGGGGGCAAGAAGAGCATCGCAAAATTCACCAAGAAACACATCAATCCGGCCATGAAAGCTGACCAGTGCACCGATGTGATCGCGGGGAGGCTGATCAACAACAAGAACAACTGCAGGGAGATAAACACCTTCATCCTGGCCGAGATTGACAAAGTGAAGACCATCTGTCAGCAAGGCAACGGCGTGGTGGAGAGCGACAGGGTGTTTAACGTCCTTGTCTGTTGCCGGAAAGGTAAAAAGTCCACCCCTCCCTGCAGCTACGGCGGGTATGAAACCAAGCACCGTATCAAGGTGGAATGTAAAAACGGCAACCCCCTCCACTACGATGACGTGGATCAGTGCCCTGATGAATTTGATGACTGATCTATGAATCTTTGAATAAAGAGCACTCAGAAATACTACTGTCTCGGGATTGTTGTCGGGAGAAAACTATTTCAAGTTCAGGCTCCGAATATTCATCTTTGTCAAcaccagtgttgggcaagtgactttaaattagtaacttagttacagttactccAGTTACCTCCTTCAAAAGGaactttgttacttcaagttactcattactttcgaagtaacttttttaaaactgtatattatagtggagctcaaacataatcatcttagaacagtcacgATCATCAGGCTGGGTCGGGAACCAGCGATGTTGGGACAGAGTCGGACCCATTACTGTTATTAgtgtggcctgctaaactagatagtcaagtaataaaggccatctatccatctataagACCCAAGCAGTGCAAAAAATCTTTGTACAGAACACtagcaggaacaaacactaGTGCCAAACCgatgctgatgatcatctcaTCTATACCAagtggaaacatgaactgcagtgacaactccacagcagcgataggcagcatgtcttccacaacaccCCTCGCTGCTACTagtgtgttcaactgcttcAAGGCTGTGCAACAGGCGCTCCCAAGTCAAGCTACTGCcatttggctgcagtggcttctctaCTGTGGCTTCAGACCAGCAAACCTTGGCAGCGTCTGCTTCAAGCTCTTTACCCACGACTTTGGTCGATCGACGCGTGCACTTTCTGAGGATGTTACGCCAGATCGGAATTGCTCGTTTTAGACTGCGTTGTGTTGTCGATCCTCCACATAGCTTGCACACTACTACACACACACTACTGCAATATTcctctggtcttttacagctaaaaaggaaaCATCCTGAGAATATATCCACTATAAGAATCCCACACCTGGACCGCCATCGAttgcagccatttttttttttttttttttcacatgtctGCCGCTGCGTCACGTGACTAGTGCGGGCTTCACGTCCACCACGAAGGCTTTTCATTCGTAttatggacactgctttttaaactttttaaagagttgtgaatgtgaagtcaCAAGTAACATGCATctttaaatcacagtaatgataaaTGCGTTGGTAATTTTGCCGAAGGAACTTGTTATTACAAAAGATATAACGCGTTACTGAACAACGCTTTAGTCCCAACACTggtcaacacatcctcactatCATGGTGTGATATaactgatgttgggaaagtggagctTTGCGTCCAATACTGACCACAAAAGTGGCAGTTGTCACACATCTGAGTGACACGCTTTGACTCGAGGACTGAGAAACTCAACAGCAAACCAGGTTTGAGTTGCTCAGAATAACTTTGATTTGTACAGAAACATTTCAGTTCTGGCATAATACTTATTAATCctgatattattatattaatagttaatattaCTAGATAAGTAAGAAGTGAGAAGAAACACGGTTTCTTCTCACTTCTGATCTTCACTGCTGAAGATCACGTGTTTCTTCTCACCGCTGGTGGTCAGAAGTGAGAAGAAACACGGTTTCTTCTCACTTCTGACCACCAGATGTCAGCATTCTGCGGCGCTACTTTATCAGCGTCCGAAGCTTTGGAACGATCTGAATAAAATTAGAAATCACTTTTGAggcgacaaaaataaaacagtattataataataaacagcTGCAATTAAGACACATTCAGTTTTAATCCAGATGTATAGATGTATAGATCCAGATAGATAGAAGATCCAGCAATGTCTTCATGAACTGCATGTTTTTACACTGCAACACTAagaatatactgtatttattgaCAAAAGTAGCAAACAATAAAAGGTGGATGGTCCTGCGCATAAAATACAACGAtagaaaaacaatattaaaataaccATATGGTATAAAACATCCGAACACACATACAGACTCTGTCTgtctcacatacacacacaggaaacCATGTGGAACCACAAGAGAAAATCAGGTCACGTGCATCTGCAGCCAGGATTTAACAGGAAAGACCCGAGCTAATGGCCAAGCAACAAGTCAGTGAATGGGTAGAAGCATTCACGCATTTATTTAGTCACAGGAATTGTTTTCGctctaaacacacaaacacccgcTCACATCTGAGTCTGAAAGGCGGATGTCAGACATAGGTGGCTTGTGGTCGCCCCGACTGGTGAAATGAAGCTGAACAAGAGAGGAAACTCACATTCCATTGAAACTTCGCCTGCAGCACATCAGACCTAAAGTAACTTCACAGCACTTGTTTCATATGTGGCACCTCCACTTGACTCACTGACCCCTCTTCtgttgcagcagctgctgaggctctgaaaatgtttgACT includes these proteins:
- the LOC128767528 gene encoding ribonuclease-like, with the protein product MTAKIVFVLLLLPLLSVDGGKKSIAKFTKKHINPAMKADQCTDVIAGRLINNKNNCREINTFILAEIDKVKTICQQGNGVVESDRVFNVLVCCRKGKKSTPPCSYGGYETKHRIKVECKNGNPLHYDDVDQCPDEFDD
- the LOC128767604 gene encoding ribonuclease pancreatic-like; translation: MKTKETENSHTTEALPEALQTEPSSLSAFDLSRTLSNKMNARITFLLVPLLVVAVLSLDADKGSFTGFQNQHIYTEMFDNMCTEVMKKRNITVKNRCKPINSLIRADTNMAKSICKRDGTVTSDQLFDVVKCCLKRSSPKYPNCQYEGFFSRQKITVKCEKRLPVHFVGSEKCRSEFTEFGYRSLE